The genomic segment CTGGGTGCTGAGATTATTAGAAGAACATCAGAAAATGTAGATGTGTACTTCTCAGAGCAGAAAGCAACTCCGAGTCATTAAAAGTGGATGACAAGCAGCAGCATTCCCAGTCCCCTGAGTCTCCCCCTTGTCTTTTATATCATGTTGTTATCAAACATCATTTGTTTTCCGTCTTCGTTGAAACAGTAAATTCCTGTCTGTGTGCCCTATTTGTCTTGTcatataaaactgaatttaaaactcTGCATGAATCGATGGACATAAGGTATTTTAATCATGCGGCCACTCATCTGAAACAATATGCTAGATACTGTAAACAAACGTAATTGCATATTTCGACCTTTTCTTCTGAAAGCATTTTAAGCAAAGCACGTGAAGATTCAAACCAATTAGAGTAGGAATACTGAAACAAGGTCAAAGGACCGGTTATTATGAGACAAATCCAGGTGAGTCCTTTGTAAGATGGGGGGCAAGATTTGGGTCAATAAAAAGCCCTTAATCTAGCAAAGGTGGCATTTAGGTCAACAAGACTAGATAGAGAGGAAATTTGCTTCCAGTAAAGACTGAACCGACCTATCAGGAAGCCTCCTTACCCTTAGCACGTATTTGTGCATTTGTATGTCCCAACATGATGTTGTGAAGAACTGCTGGCTATAAACAACACGTGAAGCCTTCCCCAGGTGGGGTCCTGCACCTATACATCCTCTGGTAATGTGATATCCATGAGCTGAGATGGATTTGCTGTCTGGGGAAAGGTTTATTGATTTGAAGATatcaaagaaaggaaaaccaatTTGTGGGACATATGACCCGACAGCTGGGGAGACCTAACAACCTATTTAGCAACAAAGGTGAGACCCTCACACTCGGGGTACGTTTGCAAAGCTGTTGACTTTTTCGCAGAGAAACTTTATggattttttcctctctgcGGCAGTCCTCATTAACTTACTTAATGaaccaatagaaaaaaaagagggtgtgtgtgtgtgtatgaaagTAGTGGGGAAACTATAAATCTGAACCCCATACATTTGCTGTAGAGTATACGACCTTGTTGACTAtgtaagtgttttttaaaaacttgtttttgtatatatatatatatatatatatatatatatatatatatatatatatatatatatatatatatatatatatatatatatatatatatatatatatatatatatataagaattCGACGAACTCTCGAATTCTTTTATATAAAGAATTCAATACAATACAAAGTGGctaaattttatatttcaaaatatttttttataatcttAATCTGTGCATCTATCCATTTTTCACCCATAACATTTTAGTTACATCAGTTTATTTCATGaacttaattaaataaattgtatttaacGTTGAATGTCATCTCAAGACATtcgacaacaaaaaaatctgtttatataCATTAATTTGTAGTCTATATATAATTGTAGTCTCATATATATAAAGTCACTTGCAACCATTAAAATTTCATACCAActataaaaactataaaatcctCTAGTCACctactttgcagcaatcccaaGCTCGTATGCTCATCCTGAGCATGAGGCGACGGAGTGGAGGCCAACTCCTCTTCCAGAACATCCAGGACACTCTGGGTCAGAGTGAGCGGCCATCTGACGCGACAAACTGgaggtttgagaagacagagtCGGCCCGCAGAAACACAAAAGCGCTTCTGTGGGTGTACTTTCTCTGTTAATGAAAAAGTAATGAGTTCATAGCAGGAACAGCTCCCGAGACTAGCTGCTTTAACGGCTTCGtccagcagaaaaaacaaagctaaacaGATACTCTGAGCCATCAGTGAAGGACTGAGTACATGTGATTAGTCACAGAAAAACTCCTTTTATTGTTTGGTGCATAGGAGACGGGATTAAACCCAGAAACACATTGCCAAGTGCATCGTCTTTTAGAAAGGCAACAGAAAGCTACTGGAAGGAATAGCTCAGTCGATAGCTCCCTGCAGGAAAGACGTCACGACTAAACAGGAGCGCCAGGCCAGATGagatttctgtgaaataaaaaataaagtaaaataaaataaaaaaaagagggaacAAACATAAAGTTTATGGAAGCAATTACTGCAAAAAATCCATAACTAAAGACTTGGAGGAGAAAGTAGAACGAGGAAAAATGCTCAGTGTGTCTTTCACTAGCCTCAGTCCACCGCAGCATATGGAGACGGTTTAGGACAACATAAGCCGGTCTAGTTATATCAACTTTAtccaaactgaacattttagagCTTCTCTCAGTATTAGACAGGGTTCCACAGAGGAGGAGCCTGAATCTGTACCCCATTATACTTTGAAGGAATCACCAGCAAAGCAGTGTTTGTTCGGGACGAGTAGAACAATCACATCTCTAAACTAATGAGGgaatttaaaattgtgttttgcatttaacaGAGAGGCAATAAGGATAATAAGCTAAAATTGATTGCAAAGAACTGCAATATTCCAACATCAAAGTAGCAAATCCATGGTTATATTTGATAATATAACCATGTATTTGGTTATAATATAACCaatatatatcaatatatttgatatatcaaatatatcaaatagatatatttgatatatttattatatcaaatatatcaaataaaaatatttgatatatttattatatcaaatatatcaaataaaaatatttgatatatttattatatcaaatatatcaaataaatatatttgatatatttattatatcaaatataacCACAGGCAAAAGCCTGTTTTCATGTTATTCTACTGCTATTGTCCACATCTGGATTTATCATTCAACTGAAACATCATAATCAAAACTAACCTAAAAATATAAACGAAGAATACCTTTTTTGTTAGCAGCAACTTCAATCACATCTTTAAGATAGTTGAGTAAGATTGTTTCACAGACGTGTAAAACCTGATTAAAATCCTGCTACTGCATCTCAACtgagctttgactaggcctatccaaaacctttgttttgttcCCTGTTTGGTTTTGTATGATTTATCATTCAGAGGAGGACTTATTGGTGTGTTTTCAaatcattgtcctgctgcaaaGCTCACAAGTTCTAAAGATTTATTGGTGGATTATAAATCTCAAATCCTCTTCTTCAGAATTTTCTGCCAGAGATCAGAGGCCAAGGTCCCAGGAGTCATAAGATGAAAAATGATccccagaccatcacactaccTGCACCGTgtgtgaaatagatttttttgttttttatgagaCGCTGTGTTAGTTTTACACCAAATAGGATGCAAACTTTTTTATAAAGGTTGAAAAATGTCAGCAGAGGTTTTTCTCTTGGTTCTCATACAACTCATGATTGTTGCTCATGTTCAGCTTCTTTCTCGTCACTGAGTCTTGAACACTGACCTTGACTGAGACAGCTGAGGCCTTCTGGGCTTTAGATGCTGCAGGTCTTCCTTTAGCATCTTTATTGAACACTGTTTGCAGTTGTAGAGTGATTTTGATAGGGTGGTCAGATGTGGTAAAGTTTAgcactgttccatgttttctctgtttgttgaTAATACAGAAGCTCTGACTGTGGTTCTCTGAAGCCTGACCTCTTTCCAGATGGATAGATTTCAATAAAACTgctatgtgttttatttttccttgatGTTTGACTTATTTAAAATAGCCTACTTTGAGGTGGTCAGACACATTCAATTTAAGTGGGTTGTTAAGCCTTAAAGTCTGAAAcccagttttctgaaaaacagaaatgttggaaATTTCTTATTTACCAACGGAAAGGCGATTACTCTTGCACTTAAGGCCAGCTTTTCCTGCCATAAATCATCACCTGAAATCTGCATTTGGTTTTTACTCAGATTCCTTTTGGACGTTTGCTGTAAGTTTCTTTGGAAATCTGGGCGGAATTTAGCTTCTTCCTACTCGGGATGGAAATTACAACGATGCCTCCTTGGAGGTTTAGTGAGGAGAAGCAGCCGATCTGATTCCTGGCTTGCCCCAAACTGGCGCTCAGTGGAGGAATTATTTCTCCCTGTTGGCTGGAAAGGATCTGGCTATTATCCAGCCTGAGCTGGAAACACAGAGCGTAACTCTACTCCCATTCCCACCTGCTTCCCTAAAGTGGACTTAAATGGTTCAGTGAATGGAAATCAATGAGTTTGATAATAACTGTCAACCTTTGCATCAGTAACAACTTTATTCTATTAATCATTTTTGCACCAACTGTGACCCAAAAGGAGCTCTGACTTTGTCACATTTGGTCAACTCATTTGACATACCAAAcatgtgcaaaaataattatatatatatatatacacctgCCTATGGTTCAAGTATcacaatttattacaaaaactagattttttttgtttgttttgtttttgttttttcagccgTCTGTGTTGCCATGCTTTAAGCATATAACAATACAGTATAAAAGCTCAACTTAAAGGTAAGGACAGTAAAAGCAAAGAATAGAGATGATGTTGCAGCATCGCAGAAGTTAAGACATGCTTGTTACTgtacaaaaagaacatttccacTCAAATTCGAgcaaccagacaaaaaaaaacaaatataaaatgcaaaacgAATTGCATTTTACAGCATTCAATCTGGTCCGActgcatttcaaagtgttacAAGAAAGACTgcttttgaaaaccttttacagaaaaattaacacaaacacTCTGCAAATGATAATGGATATGCtgagatggttttttttttctttttttttccacagcccAAGGCACTCAGGCTTATATGTTGGCATTGATCAGTCGCTCTTTGCACAAAAATCACGTCAAGCGGGTGGTTTTTAGAGAAAGGAGAGTGGTCGAGAAACGGCATTGTCTTTTTCAAAGCCTCCAAAAGCAAACCTTGCTGCTAGAAGAGTCCACCTGCATGGTCTCCACAGTGCAAACCTCTGGCAGTCGAGACAGAAAAGACCGCTGGAGATTCACTTGTTTTCTTCGAATTGTGTGACATCAGTTTTCTAAAAACCTACGCGACCTTTTCCTGCTGCACGCTTGAACTCGGCCCGTTATTTGTTTGCCTTCACGCTGCGACTTCTTCCTTTCAGAAGTGCCATTTCTTACtcttttttccaaatgaaaccACATGTGCTGACAGGCAACGCCGGATGCTAAAAGTTGACCTCTTCAGTGACCTCCTCCCACACAAGAAAATCGCGTAAGAACCTGCAGATCTCTCACAAATAAAGCTTTCAAAATACCTATGAGAAAAATTCCAGTTCATCTTCACTGAAAAAGTCTCCTCCTGATCCTTCAGGCTGGCTGACTAACCACCGTGGCAAAAGTGGCATTcgcaaatgttttattcttcattCGCGGCTCAGTTTAGTTGAGATGGCGGCAAGCTTCGAATGTCCACTTCGAGGCGCCGCCGTAAATGTCCAGGTTCGTCTCCATCCATGCAAACACGTTGCCCACTTGAGCTTTGCTGCTGCAGGTTGCCAGATTGTAAATCTCCCCTTCAGAGAGCTTTCGATCCCATATGTGAAAATTCGCCAGGTCTCCGACAAAAGCCTGTGTGGCATCGAACCCCCCGCCATAAGTGTCCTGTGGCAAGGAGAATCCATTTTTAATGAAGCTGACCAAGAGGTTGCATGaacagaaagtgaaagaaaaatgtgcatcCTAAATGGATTTTAATTGCCTCTTGTTTTTTGCACCAGTATTCTGGCTAATTATGGAGTGAAAAATGTGCTGCTTTCGTATTGGTAAAATTTATGAATCCAATGACAAATTAAGGTCACATAATAGCATTTCAATACAATCCCCGAAGGCAAAATCTTTATCAGAATTTTGTTAAACTTTAAGTATCAATGCACATGCTGCTGTTTGACTGATGCTTTCGAATCAAGAAGATAACTTGAATCATTATTTAATAATATCCAAGTCGACTGCACAGGAGCAGCAGGAAAGCATTAAATCCACATCGCTTCTTGTTTACCTGCTCTTGGCCAAGGATTAGCAATCCCTGGGGTTTGATTGGATGATATGGCGCCAGATTCTCTCCGCCTCCTCTTTTGACGCCGTCCTGGTAAGCTTCCCAGACCCCGTCCCGAGTCGTCCAGGTTATGCAGATATGGTGCCACTTTCCGTCATTGATGAGAAAGGGCAGCTTTGCAACCTTCACGGAGACGCAGTACATGATAACTCAGAAACATGCACCACAAAAAAGAATTACGAAAAACCTTTTGGAGAGTGAATTCTGTTAATcaagcagttttagttttttttaatgatgttcAAAATATGCTGCTACTTGTGTGGTTTGCAGTAGAGGACAGTAAGGCTTTGCtttctaaaagaagaaaaaaaaagttacagtttaagtttttttccagtttagCAACAGCGCTAAGGCTAACATCAAACTTGCTAACCAACCCGGCTTTAAAACCCTTAAGTGGTATGCACTTCTTAGCTGTGTGTGTCAGATATACAATTAGCTTATTTTGCTCGTGTACACGGAGCATATCTTTGATTAAAATCTCTGAAGATCGAGAATTTGACTTCCGTCGAGCCATACCTTGTCGTTTATCAGTATCTCCATGGGGTTGTTCCCCCATTCTATGAGGACCAGCTCATTGGCCTGACCCGGCACTGCATAGGAGAAAGGTGTCCCCACTCCAGGAGACGCATTCGACTTCAGCCACATGCACACGGTCAGGGCGTACATCTCAGGCAAGCTCTTCTTCACTTTCGCGTACATGTAGTTGGTCCTCAGAGGGAATGTGAGCTGGAACTTATCCAGGGGCCTGTTCTCTCTTTGACCTGTTGGCATCAAACACGAATTGGTGACCATTATACAtgctccctctttctctctctctctctcgctttactttttattattgaCCTTCCGTTAAACACTGATAATTTACTCAGTTTGCACACAACCTCAGGATTTGTATTGGAATTATGCGTTACACAACAAATCCACAATAGTAGGGCTCCAGATTTGCTTTAATCTCGTTGCACGATAAACCCATCACTGGAGCAGTGACGTTGGTAACTAAAACATGTCTTTGCTATACGCAATCATGCATGCATGTCATCACAGGGCTCCCAAATAGATTATGCATGGTAGTattatacttaaaaaaaaaaaatcaaaattcgAAATGGAGGTAAGAGACTCTTTTGCAAaaattttatctggaaaaagTGGAGCAGGATGATGCGGGGAAGTACATGAGATTCTGCTCTGATGGCAAGACTTAATCATCTACAGAGTTTATTTCAATGTATTATAATCAAATGATATAAACTGATTAAATCACTTTCCATCCTGTGCATGGAAAGTGATGGAAATCCTGTCACATGTACCTTTTTCTAAATCCGTGATCCTTTGGTGTAGGGAGGTGAGCGTGGACTCCACTCTCCCACGCTGCTCGGTCTCATTCCTGAGACCGGGCTTCCCTTCCTCGATGCTGTTCACTCGGGACAACACCTGCTTCTCCAAGTCGTCGATTTTACTTTGAAGCAGGTCCTTCAGGCTGTTGGTCTGCACCGAGTTGTTGCTCCTGCTGAATTGCTGTCAGGGAGCGAAACCTCGTTAAGTTCAGTtatacaattattatttttacaagtgAATGTCTGAGCGCGCAAGCTgaatattgtgttttaaaatacgAAAATGCTACAATGatttataagttatttttcttcaaattgagCTTTGCGCAGAGTTGAGGCGCCGAAACCGTCTCCAGACGCATCACCCTACCTCCAGGTTCTCTAATCTCTGCTTCAGCGACTGTAAAGTCTGAGAGAGCTGCGTCAAAGTCTCCGCGGGGCCCCTGGACACGTCTCCCATCGTGTTTTTGGTCCCTGCTTCTTTCCTCCTGCCCCCGGGCCGCGCGTCCCCAGGCTCCACGCCGCCGCTCTGACTCTCGCAGCGGGCCAACTTTGAGGTCAGCTCCCGTATGGTCTCCTTCTGGTTGATGATCGTCTCCTTCTGCTGCAGCACGGTCTCCCGCAGCTGCATTACGGTGGTCTTCAAGTCCTCCCCAGGTACGCTGTTCTGTAGCGTGGCCGCGCATATGTCCACATCCTTGGGCACGGACGTGCATATGAACTGCGTCTGTCCGACAAAGTCCTGGGATAAACTCTCCAGAAACAC from the Gambusia affinis linkage group LG19, SWU_Gaff_1.0, whole genome shotgun sequence genome contains:
- the nptx1l gene encoding neuronal pentraxin 1 like encodes the protein MWATRSGFSWRLLLFSCVFLESLSQDFVGQTQFICTSVPKDVDICAATLQNSVPGEDLKTTVMQLRETVLQQKETIINQKETIRELTSKLARCESQSGGVEPGDARPGGRRKEAGTKNTMGDVSRGPAETLTQLSQTLQSLKQRLENLEQFSRSNNSVQTNSLKDLLQSKIDDLEKQVLSRVNSIEEGKPGLRNETEQRGRVESTLTSLHQRITDLEKGQRENRPLDKFQLTFPLRTNYMYAKVKKSLPEMYALTVCMWLKSNASPGVGTPFSYAVPGQANELVLIEWGNNPMEILINDKVAKLPFLINDGKWHHICITWTTRDGVWEAYQDGVKRGGGENLAPYHPIKPQGLLILGQEQDTYGGGFDATQAFVGDLANFHIWDRKLSEGEIYNLATCSSKAQVGNVFAWMETNLDIYGGASKWTFEACRHLN